From the genome of Fusobacterium varium, one region includes:
- the bmrR_4 gene encoding Multidrug-efflux transporter 1 regulator produces the protein MKELYSIGEVAEIMGVSVQTLRHYNNINLLAPKYINPSTGYRYYSVDQFHLIDRIKYLQKFNLSLEEIREILAENNINTLVKYLDKCKISLEEEISKLKDTIDGIQWYKDYFTYVGEGSIDDHSYSLHLEKRYMVAAKVIKNEPKEDFHIRLNEIRNSNECKHLKYMRQFSYILDYDALINGELKPHYLGMFIKEAPNIKSENIIEIPEGNYLCFKARILSDGWNPYFTKLFFQGKKKPSIVLANEYENSLYEYSRSVYEVQILIPQE, from the coding sequence ATGAAAGAATTGTATTCCATAGGTGAAGTAGCTGAAATAATGGGAGTTTCTGTACAAACATTAAGACATTATAATAATATTAATTTACTTGCTCCAAAGTATATTAATCCTTCTACAGGATATCGTTATTACTCTGTTGATCAGTTTCATCTTATTGATAGAATAAAATATCTTCAAAAATTCAATCTGAGTCTTGAAGAAATAAGAGAAATTTTAGCTGAAAATAATATCAATACTCTTGTTAAATACTTGGATAAATGTAAAATTTCTTTGGAAGAAGAAATCAGTAAATTAAAAGATACCATTGATGGTATCCAATGGTATAAAGACTATTTTACTTATGTAGGTGAAGGAAGTATAGATGACCATTCTTATAGTCTTCATCTTGAAAAAAGATATATGGTTGCTGCAAAAGTTATAAAAAATGAACCAAAAGAAGATTTTCACATCAGACTTAATGAGATAAGAAATAGTAATGAATGCAAACATCTCAAATATATGAGGCAATTTTCATATATTCTTGATTATGATGCCTTAATAAATGGTGAATTAAAACCACATTATCTTGGAATGTTTATTAAAGAAGCTCCAAATATTAAATCAGAAAATATTATTGAAATTCCAGAAGGAAATTATTTATGTTTTAAAGCAAGAATTTTAAGCGACGGATGGAATCCATATTTTACAAAACTATTTTTTCAAGGAAAAAAGAAACCATCAATAGTTCTTGCAAATGAATATGAAAACAGTCTTTATGAATATTCTAGATCCGTTTATGAAGTTCAAATTTTAATTCCACAGGAATAA
- the yicL gene encoding Uncharacterized inner membrane transporter yicL, whose amino-acid sequence MKKISYLLIILAAVLWGGIGLFSKTAGNIGFTPIDICFIRSVFSVIILGIFFFIKDRSIFKLESIKDLKYFIGTGIISFSLYNWSYIAAIKETSMGVAAILLYTAPSIIMVLSAILFNEKITKVKLAALVITFVGCMMVTGIFEGGNIISVRGFVYGILSGIGYGLYSIFGKYALRKYSSVTVVFYTFLMSGFLFSILGSPFIIIEKINNTSSWIFITAFAAFSAAVPYILYTKGLSKIEASKASILANIEPVVAAIIGIIIFSEGAGILKLFGIFLVIAAVCMINLSESFEKK is encoded by the coding sequence ATGAAAAAAATATCATATTTATTAATTATTCTCGCCGCAGTGTTATGGGGAGGAATAGGACTTTTTTCAAAAACAGCTGGAAATATAGGATTTACACCTATAGATATATGTTTTATACGTTCTGTATTTTCAGTAATTATTCTTGGAATTTTCTTTTTTATAAAAGATAGAAGTATTTTTAAATTAGAAAGTATAAAAGATTTAAAATATTTTATAGGAACAGGAATAATAAGTTTTTCTTTGTATAATTGGAGTTATATTGCAGCAATAAAAGAAACTTCAATGGGGGTTGCAGCTATCCTTCTATATACAGCTCCATCTATTATAATGGTACTTTCAGCAATATTATTTAATGAAAAAATTACTAAAGTAAAACTTGCAGCTCTTGTAATAACATTTGTAGGATGTATGATGGTTACAGGAATATTTGAAGGAGGAAATATAATATCTGTCAGAGGATTTGTTTATGGAATACTTTCAGGTATAGGGTATGGTCTTTACAGTATTTTTGGAAAGTATGCTCTTAGAAAGTACTCTTCAGTTACAGTAGTGTTTTATACATTTTTAATGTCTGGTTTTTTATTTAGTATTTTAGGTTCTCCTTTTATAATAATTGAAAAAATAAATAATACAAGCTCTTGGATTTTTATCACAGCATTTGCTGCTTTTTCAGCAGCAGTTCCATATATATTATATACAAAAGGTCTTTCAAAAATAGAAGCAAGCAAGGCTTCTATTCTTGCTAATATAGAACCTGTTGTAGCAGCAATAATAGGAATAATTATTTTTTCAGAAGGAGCAGGGATATTAAAGTTATTTGGAATATTTTTAGTAATTGCAGCTGTGTGTATGATAAATTTAAGTGAGAGTTTTGAGAAAAAATAA
- the mccB gene encoding Cystathionine gamma-lyase: MERKCSEATELLYRGRKVKGMDFNKPEAFPLFTTTAFTMNSLTEVKEAYEKRYTYIRTCNPNRDALADMVTFLEAGEKSLIFSSGMGAITTTLMTILKPGDHVICNRNIYGETFDVFTKLMPKFGVNADLVNFDDIENCKKAVRPETKLIYSEVFANPTLNIADIPALAEIAHKNGALLMIDNTFSSPIAIKPIKFGADIVINSMTKFMNGHSDAIAGSITSTEEIIDAIHPVRMLCGTPGDPHAAHAMMKSFATMDLRLKKQMASASKLAKALEENKYVSKVNHPSLESFKHHKLALELFGSNETMSGMISFIVPEDPEKIDKFMLKLNFAHYAMTLGGIRTTLVHPVTSSHSHMPDEARRAMGITPGLFRLSVGIEDVDDLIADFNQALEVFGE; this comes from the coding sequence ATGGAAAGAAAATGTTCAGAAGCTACAGAATTACTTTACAGAGGAAGAAAAGTAAAAGGAATGGATTTTAATAAACCAGAGGCATTTCCACTGTTTACAACAACAGCATTTACAATGAATAGTTTGACAGAAGTAAAAGAAGCATATGAAAAAAGATATACATATATAAGAACATGTAATCCTAATAGAGATGCCCTTGCTGATATGGTAACATTTCTTGAAGCTGGAGAAAAATCATTGATATTTTCATCAGGAATGGGAGCAATTACTACTACTTTAATGACAATATTGAAACCAGGAGATCATGTAATATGTAATAGAAATATATATGGAGAAACATTTGATGTCTTTACAAAATTGATGCCTAAATTTGGAGTTAATGCTGATTTAGTTAATTTTGATGATATAGAGAATTGTAAGAAAGCTGTAAGACCTGAAACAAAATTAATATATTCAGAAGTTTTTGCTAATCCTACATTAAATATAGCAGATATTCCAGCTTTAGCAGAAATAGCTCATAAAAATGGAGCATTATTGATGATTGATAATACATTTTCATCTCCAATAGCAATAAAACCTATTAAATTTGGTGCAGATATAGTTATTAATAGTATGACAAAATTTATGAATGGGCATAGTGATGCTATTGCTGGTTCAATTACTTCAACAGAAGAAATTATAGATGCAATTCATCCAGTAAGAATGCTTTGTGGAACACCTGGTGATCCTCATGCAGCACATGCAATGATGAAAAGTTTCGCAACAATGGATCTTCGTCTAAAAAAACAAATGGCAAGTGCATCTAAATTAGCAAAAGCATTAGAAGAGAATAAATATGTATCTAAAGTAAATCATCCAAGTCTTGAAAGTTTTAAACATCATAAACTGGCTCTCGAATTATTTGGTTCAAATGAGACAATGAGTGGAATGATAAGTTTTATTGTTCCAGAAGATCCAGAAAAAATAGATAAATTTATGCTGAAACTAAATTTTGCACATTATGCAATGACTTTAGGGGGAATACGTACTACCCTTGTTCATCCAGTAACAAGTTCTCACAGTCATATGCCAGATGAAGCAAGAAGAGCAATGGGAATTACACCAGGTTTATTCAGACTTTCTGTAGGTATAGAAGATGTAGATGATTTAATTGCAGACTTTAATCAAGCTCTTGAAGTATTTGGAGAATAG
- the metC gene encoding Cystathionine beta-lyase metC has protein sequence MFKEFDESLSFETNILEAGAYFRLPTSNPEALPIHLSTAHNVEDLDDLQKRYDEKGFCYNRNRNPNRTALIELMNYVEGGEDSIGCSSGMAAISSTVIAHTKAGDHILSDKTLYGETLEIFTKILKKYGVETTFVDFTDLEEVKANIKPTTVMLYTETVSNPLIGVPNLKMLADIAHSNNALLVVDNTFMTGALVKPLKFGADLVVNSLTKFANGHSDAVCGAVTGKSELIKKIYELQVLLGTQADPFSSWLIMRGMRTLELRIKKQCENASALAAALEKSPYILKVNHPSLESNPQHLLAHEQFGDCYGGMLSIELPEDLEKMNKFMRTLKLAHYAMTLGGYRSSLAYPVMSSHSDMTREERLAIGITDGLLRISVGIENTQDLINDFTNALEAAYGNK, from the coding sequence ATGTTTAAAGAATTTGATGAGTCTTTATCTTTTGAAACTAATATTTTGGAAGCTGGTGCATATTTTAGATTACCTACTTCAAATCCTGAAGCCCTTCCTATACATCTATCTACTGCACATAATGTTGAAGATCTAGATGATCTGCAAAAAAGATATGATGAAAAAGGATTTTGTTACAACAGAAATAGAAACCCAAATAGAACAGCTCTTATTGAATTGATGAATTATGTTGAAGGAGGAGAAGATTCTATTGGATGCTCTTCAGGAATGGCTGCTATTTCTTCCACTGTGATAGCTCATACTAAAGCAGGAGATCATATCTTGTCTGATAAAACTCTTTATGGTGAAACTTTAGAAATATTTACAAAGATATTAAAAAAATATGGAGTAGAAACTACATTTGTAGATTTCACAGACTTAGAAGAAGTAAAAGCTAATATAAAACCAACAACTGTTATGCTCTATACTGAAACTGTTTCAAATCCATTGATTGGAGTACCAAATCTAAAAATGCTAGCTGATATTGCTCATTCAAATAACGCCTTATTAGTTGTAGACAATACTTTTATGACAGGAGCTTTGGTAAAACCTTTAAAATTTGGAGCAGATCTTGTTGTAAATTCTCTTACTAAATTTGCTAATGGACATAGTGACGCCGTATGTGGAGCTGTTACTGGTAAATCTGAACTTATTAAAAAAATATATGAATTGCAAGTTCTCCTTGGGACTCAAGCAGACCCTTTCTCAAGTTGGCTTATAATGCGTGGAATGAGAACTCTTGAATTAAGAATAAAAAAACAATGTGAAAATGCTTCTGCTCTGGCAGCAGCACTTGAAAAATCACCTTATATTCTAAAAGTAAATCACCCAAGTCTTGAAAGTAATCCTCAACATCTTTTAGCTCATGAACAATTTGGTGATTGTTATGGTGGAATGTTGAGTATTGAACTTCCTGAAGACTTAGAAAAAATGAATAAATTTATGAGAACTTTGAAGCTGGCTCATTATGCTATGACACTTGGTGGATATAGATCATCACTTGCTTATCCTGTTATGAGTTCACATAGTGACATGACTAGAGAAGAAAGACTTGCTATTGGAATTACTGATGGTCTCCTAAGAATATCAGTAGGAATAGAAAATACACAAGATTTAATTAATGATTTTACAAATGCTCTTGAGGCAGCTTATGGAAATAAATAA
- a CDS encoding Na+/alanine symporter produces MFASILNGINDFLWGKPFTYFVLFIGLYFTIRSGFFSIFHFKHILKNTFGSMFGEEANKKKKGSVTPFEAVCVAIGGCVGCGNIGGVASAVAVGGPGAIFWMWVWAFFGMTVKCVETTLGCHYRSKDETGRFFGGSTYFMEKGISKQLGFTKFGIGLAIAFGIGFLSQFLGGSQAYTIAEVLNQSFGFNMIEVTIIYSLILFYVIWKGTPRVAAFAAKAVPFMCTIFILGGLALVIANYQNVPHAFAMIFHDAFTGTAAVGGFVGSTVSQVISTGVARSINSNEAGQGSSPLIHGSANTIHPFRQGIWGSFEVFIDTLVVCSITALAVLCSGVWDDGYTGATLTIKAYESVFGHFGSVYIGLMCALFGLTTTAGWYTYYIAVMRHGTRYNPVLGDRLELLFKFIFPLPNIIIVSSIVLTGNGPDLFWTIVNISLVAPVFTNLLGLFMLREKFFALLKDYKARYMGIGKVDPNFYVFYEDDPVIAREEEIIRKKIKAVRDAAYQSKDIVLED; encoded by the coding sequence ATGTTTGCAAGTATTTTAAACGGAATAAATGATTTTTTATGGGGAAAACCATTTACTTATTTTGTACTATTTATAGGGCTTTATTTTACTATTAGATCTGGATTTTTTTCAATCTTTCATTTCAAGCATATATTAAAAAATACTTTTGGAAGTATGTTTGGTGAAGAAGCTAACAAGAAGAAAAAAGGTTCTGTTACTCCTTTTGAAGCTGTTTGTGTTGCAATTGGTGGTTGTGTAGGATGCGGTAATATTGGCGGAGTTGCCAGTGCTGTTGCTGTTGGAGGACCTGGTGCTATTTTTTGGATGTGGGTGTGGGCATTCTTTGGAATGACTGTAAAATGTGTTGAAACTACTCTAGGTTGTCATTATCGTTCAAAAGATGAGACTGGAAGATTCTTTGGTGGATCTACTTACTTTATGGAAAAAGGAATTTCTAAACAACTTGGATTTACTAAATTTGGTATAGGTTTGGCAATTGCATTTGGAATTGGATTTCTTTCTCAATTCTTAGGTGGATCTCAAGCTTATACCATAGCAGAAGTTTTGAATCAATCATTTGGATTTAATATGATAGAAGTAACTATTATTTATTCTCTTATTCTTTTCTATGTTATTTGGAAAGGAACTCCAAGGGTTGCTGCATTTGCTGCAAAAGCAGTTCCATTTATGTGTACTATATTCATTTTAGGTGGTCTTGCTCTAGTTATAGCAAACTATCAAAATGTTCCTCATGCTTTTGCTATGATTTTTCATGATGCTTTTACTGGTACAGCAGCTGTTGGGGGATTTGTTGGTTCAACTGTTTCTCAAGTGATTTCAACTGGAGTTGCTCGTTCAATCAATTCAAATGAAGCTGGACAAGGATCTTCACCTTTAATTCATGGTTCTGCAAACACTATTCACCCTTTCCGTCAAGGTATATGGGGATCATTTGAAGTATTTATAGATACTCTTGTTGTTTGTTCTATAACTGCTCTTGCTGTTCTTTGCTCAGGTGTATGGGACGATGGTTATACTGGCGCTACTCTTACAATTAAAGCTTATGAAAGTGTATTTGGACACTTTGGTTCTGTGTACATTGGACTTATGTGTGCTTTATTTGGTCTCACTACAACAGCTGGTTGGTATACATATTATATTGCTGTTATGAGACATGGAACTAGATATAATCCTGTATTAGGAGATAGATTAGAATTATTATTCAAATTTATATTTCCTTTGCCAAATATTATAATTGTGTCTTCTATAGTTTTAACTGGAAATGGACCTGATTTATTCTGGACAATAGTTAATATCAGTCTTGTTGCTCCAGTGTTTACCAATCTTCTAGGATTATTTATGCTTAGAGAAAAGTTCTTTGCACTTCTTAAAGATTATAAAGCCCGTTATATGGGTATTGGTAAAGTAGATCCAAATTTCTATGTTTTTTATGAAGATGACCCTGTCATAGCAAGAGAAGAAGAAATTATCAGAAAGAAAATTAAAGCAGTAAGAGATGCTGCATATCAGTCTAAAGATATAGTCTTAGAAGATTAA